The following proteins come from a genomic window of Gimesia chilikensis:
- a CDS encoding DTW domain-containing protein yields MSAAHPPTIIVVHPKERKSKCSVQPLRKRDDFIFWKFPRKEPEKLTTYVRLGMEGPEIGRDDADRGLLVLDGTWRLAEKMEGDYEELPVRSLPVWETAYPRVSKQFDDPGAGLATIEAIFIAYHLMGYDTTGLLDEYYWADDFLKLNHDRLVQNEPT; encoded by the coding sequence GTGTCCGCCGCCCATCCCCCTACGATCATTGTTGTCCATCCCAAAGAGCGCAAAAGTAAATGCTCGGTACAGCCGCTGCGCAAACGTGACGATTTCATTTTCTGGAAATTTCCCCGCAAGGAACCGGAAAAACTGACGACCTACGTCCGTCTCGGCATGGAAGGACCTGAGATCGGCAGGGACGATGCCGACCGCGGCTTGCTCGTACTGGATGGCACCTGGCGGCTGGCGGAAAAAATGGAAGGCGATTATGAGGAACTACCCGTTCGCAGTCTGCCTGTCTGGGAGACCGCGTATCCACGGGTTTCGAAACAGTTTGATGATCCGGGAGCAGGCCTTGCCACGATTGAAGCGATTTTTATCGCCTACCATCTGATGGGCTACGACACGACCGGTCTGCTTGACGAGTATTACTGGGCCGATGATTTTCTGAAACTCAATCACGATCGACTGGTTCAGAACGAACCCACCTGA